From a region of the Calliphora vicina chromosome 4, idCalVici1.1, whole genome shotgun sequence genome:
- the Trf2 gene encoding putative uncharacterized protein DDB_G0282129 gives MYISNSSNIGMATLLQNNKNCMKTLSNGTSVVGVGAAGTNHIIVGNVVNAQTVGQQHHQTNHHQVGIVTSTNVPTQTIATSTQGGLGGSNTLTTLGGNLVLPAQTQTILLTNGATGASTILTYQQYQQLLQQQQQQQQQRLLVSQNLVNLPIGNLISTGNGGLTVITDSSNNHNASSSSGGTSTTQGTFLVATSTAASTVASSSSATASFQQQFQQQLTNMQSSQNVTTNASSSSTTHTTPSTSSYLQQSGSQQQHRLITTTAVGNVGNNNNNNSNNTTTIRHFSQFSQQQPATINVLTNTSATSNNNNNNNQQQQQQQRTTTVLINRNNNTIIAGNTTQRLQHATILTKSPANLIKTTQPQQHQGTLMVNNMAVQQVINSSNGQIISLVKTTQQQQQQINKNLTTKTIQQTTTANLPQQQQQHIQLQKQRYGTSNIQQIKQQQLKVVAANNHQTIPQRATIINSNTITKNHLLSNNNNNNNTATTAKLVNLTKSTTATLVAANTAASKNISLNSLTTYSQKQATTPQQQHQQHQQQQQMNGHHFNQKLANLQQQQPASKLVPNGHNTINHNNHSNNNTNNYLNTSSASVASSSNTIINSSCSTSNTPTIYNIPTSSSSLTALTNPNTSYMPTTLTNSHHQYTTTPTSTFSNTLTSAAATTTHNHPSNPPTTESKYYSAASTTAAAATTTNTTTAITSNTTNTTGGSAAAAVEAAPAVVEQEPEPEIDIVINNVVCSFSVRCHLNLREIALNGANVEYRRENGMVTMKLRRPYTTASIWSSGRITCTGATSEEQAKIAARRYARCLEKLGFRTRFNNFRVVNVLGTCSMPWAIKIVNFSERYREEASYEPELHPGVTYKLRYPKATLKIFSTGSITVTAASVAHVQCAIEHIFPLVYEFRKKRSPEELEQLRLKQLQNATFDDIEIDVAGSGKSVQRASAAGAAAAGGAVVPTVSTLQRRRMSNTINRFPNAKRKRTDDITEEFDVDDPESIVAGAVAADDDDMVMYDPNESIIEGPDDDEDDL, from the exons ATGTATATTAGCAATAGCAGCAACATTGGTATGGCCACGTtgttgcaaaataataaaaattgcatGAAAACTTTGTCAAATGGCACGAGTGTGGTGGGTGTGGGCGCGGCCGGAACAAACCACATTATTGTGGGCAATGTTGTTAATGCACAAACAGTAGGCCAGCAACATCATCAGACTAATCACCATCAAGTGGGCATTGTAACATCCACAAATGTGCCAACACAAACAATTGCCACCTCAACTCAGGGAGGGCTGGGCGGTTCAAATACATTAACCACGTTGGGCGGCAATTTGGTGTTGCCGGCCCAAACCCAAACCATACTGCTGACAAATGGTGCAACTGGTGCCTCTACCATACTCACCTATCAACAGTACCAGCAGTTgttgcaacaacagcagcagcaacagcaacaacgtcTATTggtttcacaaaatttagttaACTTGCCCATAGGCAATTTAATTAGTACCGGCAATGGCGGTTTAACTGTGATAACTGATAGCTCTAACAATCATAATGCCTCATCCTCTTCAGGCGGCACCTCAACCACTCAAGGTACATTTTTGGTGGCCACCTCCACTGCGGCTTCCACCGTTGCCTCATCGTCCTCTGCAACGGCTTCATTTCAACAACAGTTTCAACAGCAATTGACGAATATGCAAAGTTCCCAAAATGTTACCACCAATGCATCGTCTAGCTCTACCACCCACACCACCCCATCGACCTCGTCGTATTTGCAGCAATCAGGCAGTCAACAGCAGCATAGATTGATAACTACAACAGCAGTTGGTAATGTtggcaataataataataacaatagcaATAATACCACCACAATAAGACACTTTTCACAATTTTCTCAACAACAACCCGCCACTATAAATGTTCTTACCAACACTTCTGCCAcatcaaacaacaacaacaataacaatcaacagcagcaacaacagcaacgtACTACAACTGTTTTGATAAACCGTAATAACAATACAATAATTGCTGGCAATACAACACAGCGTCTGCAACATGCCaccattttaacaaaatctccTGCGAatctaataaaaacaacacagcCACAGCAGCACCAGGGCACATTAATGGTCAACAATATGGCAGTCCAACAGGTGATAAATAGCAGCAATGGACAAATAATAAGTTTAGTTAAAACTacacagcaacaacagcagcagatCAATAAGAATTTAACAACTAAAACTATACAACAAACAACGACTGCCAACTTgcctcaacaacaacaacaacatatacAATTACAGAAACAACGTTATGGTACTAGCAATATACAACAAATTAAACAGCAACAGCTGAAAGTTGTTGCTGCTAATAATCACCAAACGATACCACAACGTGCCACTATTATAAATTCTAATACAATTACCAAAAATCATCTtttaagcaacaacaacaacaacaataatacggCAACTACTGCTAAATtagtaaatttaacaaaatcaacAACTGCAACATTAGTAGCAGCCAACACAGCCGCCAGCAAAAATATCTCATTAAACAGCCTAACAACATATTCTCAAAAACAAGCTACTACACCACAACAACAGCACCAGCAAcaccagcagcaacaacaaatgaaTGGCCATCATTTTAATCAAAAACTAGCaaatctacaacaacaacaacccgCCTCAAAATTAGTTCCTAATGGACATAACACCATTAACCACAACAaccacagcaacaacaatacaaacaattatttaaacacCTCCTCAGCTTCCGTGGCTTCCTCTTCTAACACCATCATCAACAGCTCTTGTTCCACGTCCAACACTCCCACCATTTACAATATACCAACCTCATCATCATCCTTAACAGCTTTAACAAATCCAAATACTTCTTATATGCCTACAACTCTAACAAATTCTCACCATCAATATACTACTACGCCAACCTCAACTTTTAGTAACACTTTAACATCTGCTGCTGCAACTACCACACATAATCATCCTTCTAATCCACCTACCACAGAATCAAAATACTATTCGGCCGCCTCGACCACGGCAGCAGCTGCCACAACAACGAATACTACTACAGCTATCACAAGCAACACAACTAACACTACTGGTggatcagcagcagcagcagtagaaGCAGCCCCTGCTGTCGTCGAACAAGAACCTGAACCTGAAATTGATATTGTCATCAATAATGTAGTATGTTCGTTTAGTGTTCGCTGTCACTTGAATTTGCGTGAGATAGCTTTGAATGGTGCCAACGTTGAATATCGTCGTGAAAATGGTATGGTTACAATGAAATTACGTCGTCCATATACTACTGCTTCCATATGGTCGTCGGGTAGAATAACTTGTACTGGTGCTACATCAGAAGAGCAA GCAAAAATTGCAGCTCGTCGTTATGCTCGCTGTTTAGAAAAATTAGGCTTTCGTACACGTTTTAATAATTTCCGTGTTGTAAACGTTTTGGGTACATGCAGTATGCCGTGGgctataaaaattgtaaatttctcCGAAAGGTACAGAGAAGAGGCCAGTTACGAACCTGAATTGCATCCTGGTGTAACATACAAACTACGTTATCCCAAGGCTACATTGAAAATTTTCTCCACCGGTAGTATAACAGTCACCG CTGCCAGTGTTGCTCATGTTCAATGCGCCATTGAACATATATTCCCGCTCGTTTATGAGTTCCGCAAGAAGCGCTCACCCGAGGAATTGGAACAATTGCGTCTTAAACAACTACAGAATGCCACATTCGATGATATTGAAATTGATGTGGCTGGGTCTGGCAAATCAGTGCAACGCGCTAGTGCTGCTGGTGCCGCTGCCGCTGGTGGTGCTGTCGTACCCACCGTATCGACATTACAACGTCGTCGTATGTCGAATACGATTAACAGATTCCCAAATGCCAAACGAAAGCGTACTGATGATATTACTGAAGAATTTGATGTTGATGATCCGGAGTCTATTGTTGCTGGGGCTGTGGCTGCCGATGACGATGATATGGTCATGTATGATCCCAACGAATCAATAATAGAAGGTCCCGATGATGATGAGGATGATTTATAa